In Fusarium fujikuroi IMI 58289 draft genome, chromosome FFUJ_chr02, the genomic stretch agttaatttaggcttttttattagctttattttcttatatcttattaatttaaggattttagtaataattatagctaaaatctTAATGCCTTAActattaagcttattaaagatattaataagtatttttttCCTGctaaattaatctatattaaccttaataataattaggcCTTAATTTTCTTTAGTTTACTTTAAAGGCTGCCTAAATTAAGCTTTATCTTTAagctaaatattaataagcttaaggggatatttattaggcttaaagcCTCTCTTAATTGCataaaaatatatcttattaattatatatttaggaatattaattaaaaggtagATTTAAGGTATAGTTTTTACTTCTCTATAAGgtacttttaatattattactaaagcctaagttataatatctatttttatatatagtatcttttttataaggttaagagaaaaagaataatatagAAATCACTTATAGAAGatagctaataaaattagtaGAGATACcctatttaagtttataaggGTGGTTGCTGATCCCTACTTgccggcaaagacttttaagACGAACCTCCATAGTAGTCCCCGATTTCTCGTCCTCTCTCCACTGTACGAGGTAGCCAATTGTTTATTGTTGGTCTCTGAAGCCGTTCGTTCCGTTTTTGTTGTCTGTTAGTTGACCTCCTCAATCTTGAATTGAGTCTCTCGGCTGATATCATGGATCGATAAGCTTATTCAGGCTCAAGCTCATGTCCGTTCCGTATGTCTGATTGACTGGCTGTTTATTCCCATTAATGTTTCACTTAAGATCTGTGACTTTATTATCAAGAGCTCTTCAAAGGTCGACTGTTGAACCACTCTCAACCTATGATATCTACAGAGTAGAATCCCTTTTTGGGCCCGAGTTTCACACAACGATACAAATCAATTCAATTAAAAGCGTCATTGAAGTGATTTACATGGATACCTCATGACAAAGGGCTGAGAACATGACACCGTGAAGAACCTTATTCTTGCAATGTCAAGATgatatcttcatcctttTATCTATGTGATTCTTTTTGTATGTAATGATTTTATTCATCCTAGTCTAAACTTGTACAAGCCTTACCATCTTTTGGTCCCAATTGTACTCAttcgaagaagctcaacaatAAAGTCACGTGACTCAACACGTGAACTCATCCACCCTTCATCCAGTCGCATGTGGGGGAAGCGGGCTTGGAGAACAACGTTGGCACTTCGTCGCATCATCGTCGGCATCAGAGCTTCGCCGCACATCAACATCGCAGCCCGCTCTCTCCCAAGCGGCTGTCCACCCTTTCAGCTTAAAAAGCTCATTGATAGAGTTTTCGAAACTTCTAACAACCCTTCCACAGCCAACATAGCGCTATATTCGCATGCTTGGCCACGATACAAACATCTTGAACCTATTTTACTGGAAGACATCATGATAGATTTGTGCGCGCTGAACGATCCTGAACATATCTCATTCTCTTAGTGGTGAGTGGATTTACTTCAGCTGTTTCTTTCCTACCCTGCTCGCTTCCCCCGGCCTGGTCATTGCTGGATATATATGTCCGGACGGGAAACCCTTCGACGTCCTTGAACCTAAGGACGAATTTCTGGGTTGCACAAGCTTCCTCCAGCGCAGCCGTCACAGGTGGCTGAAACATCAGAAAAtcgtcttctcttccatgcTGGTAGTGATATGCGCCACATGATGTCCAGTGAAACAGAGTCAAGCAACTTCGACCACGACAGGACCCTGCAAGAAAAGGACTCAGGACGCAGAGCAAGATGAACTATAGAAAACCCCGCCATCTCAGTCGTCACGAACACTCTATTAGCGACCCGAATAGTTGggaaaagaagcttgataTCTGATCCAGGGAGGTTATGGGGCGTTTCCTTGAGGATACCTCGAGCGGGGCACGGAGCTCAAAGCGACTACAGTTGACTGGCGTTTGTACTAATTTCTTTCATAGTACAATCGACGTCCACTTGCCCAAATTCTTTCAAAATGTCCTTCTTCGGTTTCGATACCACGCGCCATAACACGGCTGCGCCTGGCTTCTCCCAATCTCACGATCCATTCGCTGGTTTATCAGGCagggatggcgatgatgatgccctAGACTTCGAGGAGACTTATGACGGTCTTGGAGACCAACTCGAAGAGACTGGAGACGCATTCAATGACGACACTTTCGGTGACAGTGGCCCGACAGTCTCTCGCAGTGCTGGCAAGGATTTCGATTTCTTTGGCCAGACTGCCAAGGTTGCGGATGCCATTGATGAGGAGCATCTTCGCTACAATCGCCAGGGGCCTGCGGCTAAACCCGCTGCTTCTGCTCAGGCTCATTCTTCCGTCAACCAGTATACCTCGGCCGACTACCAGTCTTACTACTCTAACCAGCCTTACCAGCAACAGTCTTACCAACAGCCTGTGCGATCTGGTTACGAGAAGTACCGTGAGCCCGAAGCGCTCCCTGATCTCCATGTTGACCGAAGCATCTGGGGCATTGGGCCGTCTAAGCCAGCCCAGCAAGCATcgcctgctcctgctcctgctcctgcaGCGCAGCCTGCCCAGCATGCGCCCAGTCGCAAAGTCATGAGcttggaagaggtcgaggcCGCCATGCGATCGCAGCCCAAGCAGCAGACCCCTCAGCCACATGCCGCAGATCTTTCCTATCAGCAGCCGCCTCCCGGATTTACTGctcatcagcaacagcctcCTCAGGCCCATGGTCACGGCCATCCGGTGACTATTCTGCAGAGACCCCAAAGCACTCAGTCGAAGCCCACGCCGCCAGCTCCGGGTCTTCAGGCGACTCCCgttcagcatcagcagcagctccaTGCCAACCCGACCCAGATCCTGCAGAATCCTAACCGCGCCGGCCCAGATGCGCATGTTCCACCTCAGCATGGACACCACTCGAAGCAGTCCCACGGTGCCATCCCTAATGCCGCGCAGTTACAAGCTCATCCCCAAATGCAGCAGATGtccgaggaagagaaggccgCCTACCTGGATCAAGAGACCAAGAGGGCTAAGCGAAACCACAAGATCTGGCTTCTGTCGAAGGACAACGGTTTGATGACTCCCCAGGACAAGAACTTCATCACCCGtatccagctccagcagcttGTTTCCGCTACTGGCAACCCCGTTGAAGGATCTGATGCCTCGATTGCCGAGGACTTCTACTACCAGGTTTACAGCCATATTCGAGCCGGTCAGCGACAAAACCCCAGTCAGCCTCTGAGCAATTTTGCCCAGACATATCTTTACCAGACTGGTAGTCGTCAGGGTGGCATGCGCCGTCATGGACGCCCTGCTGAGAACCACTTCCAACGAATGGAGCAGCAGGTACAGCGTGCTGTCGAAGCTGCCAAGAACAAACCCAAGAACCCTCAGCTGGTCATCGCAGGTAGTCTAGGAAAGATCTCCTTCAGCAACGCGAAGACCCCTAAAcccctcctcagcatcaagcGGACCGAGAGTGAGCATCAGCGCCCCAACAATGGCAAGAAGGGATCTAGCCTTGATCGAAAGACCATCCTTCGAAACGTCGAGAAGGTTTATCAGACCCTGATGCAAATCGAGGACCATGTTCGACTTATCCCACCACCTATGACCGGCCCCGAtgaggagctcgagaacAAGCACAAGGAGTGGGCCACCATTCTAGAGACCTACAATGCCAGGCTCTGGCAAGAGCTTAAGGTCCACGAACAGATTGGAGTTGTTGTCCCCCATCCATTCATcgctttcttgtcttgtgcCAAGGGTGAGAAGGCCATTCCTCGTCTTTTCCCTCATCTCTCTTTTGAACAACGAACTACTATCTTGACTATGATTATCTATCATCTCGATCAATTGGATGTCGTTCAGGGCGCTGCCATCACACCCGGCGAGGTGACAACAATCAACGCACGAATGCGAGAGAAGATTGAACTCTTCATCTCTACTGTCATGCCATCGCTGATGCAATATTTCAACGACACTGGCCTGGATATTGTTGATGGAGTTTTGAATCTGATTGCCACCAAGCTCAACGTTGATCTCATTGCTAGATCAAGAATTGGTGTGTCCATGTTGACACTTATTCTCAGTCGTGCCGTGCTTCTCAAACAGACAGGCGCCGGCACTCCTGAGCAGTGGGATAACTGGTATGTAAATCCTGGACCGTGAATCACTGCTTTGACTAACAAGTATCAGGGATCGAACATTTGAGATCTTGTTCAGTAGACTCGAACCTTCGCTGCCTTACATTTTCCCTGGTAGCGTCAACACTGGAGAGGACGTCTATGTATGGCAGCTTCTTGCAGCTATGGGCGTCAGCGCCACTCACGATCAACAAACTCGTCTGGTCCTTGCTGTCAAGGACCGTGTGCTCGACACTGTCACTGTTTCAAAGACTCTTCCTCCCACTATGGGAGCAGAGCGGCTGAACAGTGTCAACTTGTTCATGCGATCCATTGGTTTGgatgtcgagcttctccagTAAACATATGTTTTATGAGCATGCATACAGGCTATTGTCGGTGATTCTTGGGCTTTTTTCTTGGGCTGGCATATAAGAGCGCTCAAGACGACCGGGACACGCAGGatgcaacacaacacaacaaacAGGGTTTACATGCTGGCGAAAATATTATTGGGAGCGGTTCAGCGTATAGGCATACTAGGTGTACAAAATTACTAACCCTTGATATGGCGATTGCTTAGCGCTTTCATGTATGCCGGCATTACAGTCGGATGATCATCACTAACTCGTGGAGAGAGTTTGGGAGGACTCTTGTCCATTGAGGAAATAGGTTATATCGTATTTGCAAATTTTACGCGTGTTTGGCAGACCTTTTCTATACTGTGACTTTTgaattctttatataaagttaatagatCCTTTGCGCCGTCCCATGCAACCTATTTAGTCCCCTGTGTTTACTTCTAGCACCAAAAGTCCACTCTTCATCCATCAACGTTGGCCGTCTTTGAAGCTGTAGCTCGAGGTCTACCTCCCCGTCGAGGAACGGTTCCCGCCGCTCCACCGCGTGGTCGAAGCTTGGGCTTTCGTGCCTCGTCAGCCCCTGGCGTAGGTTGCTCTGGCTGTTTGGCGGGAACAATTGGCTTGGGATCTTCCTTAACAGGTTCTGGGGCGGGTTGTGGTTTCTTAATACCGCTGACggcctcaagaagctcatcgtcatcccaTCGACGGGCGAACTTTGGCACAGACTCCTCAAGGGGTGGCTCATTTTCCTCCGCCCCATCGgctttctctgcttcttccgcGGCCTCCTCTTGAGCAGGGCGCAGGAAGAGGCTTTCGTTATAAACCTCCCAGGCAGcctcctcattctcatctgTGTAGTGCATAGTTCGCCAGTGCTCTGTCTGCACGGCTCGTAGACGGTCAGCCATAGTTTCGGTGGTAACGGTATCGCCATCGCCAGTAGCCTTGACAGTCATGTGAATTGCGCGAGCAGTGCCGGCTGCTGTGCTGGGAGCGGACTCCTTGGTAGCTGCGTCTTGTCGTGCTTGTTGGACGGTTGCGTCAATGTGGTGAAGTTGTGGGCGTAGATGAACAAGTGATGATACAGGTGTGAGATGTAAGTCCTCTGGCAATGGGTTAGAAGATATATGGACTCAAGAGCCAATGCGACTTACTGCCTTGAAAGACACCAACCATATGCTGAACCTCCTTATACTCAGGATACTGCCCACCAAGGGTTTGTGTCCGGAGCACTTTATCCTGCCTAACAGCCTCTGCCCAATCCATGTTCTCCTGTTCATCCTCGGCCTTTTTCCTGCCGCCTCGAGCCTGGACCGTACCAAAGCCAAAACCACCAGCCAAGCCATGACTGCCGCCATTCTTTGTAGCCATAGAAGCATGCAATGTCTTTCCCCACTTTTGGCCCTTCTCACGGTCATAGGCGACTGTGTTGTCGAGGGGTACATCGACCTCAACCATGCCAGCTTGAGCCTTCACGCGCAATTCGGTTGGTGGAGGTCGTGAAGAGTCATCGGTTCGGTTTGGATGttggagaacaagaaggcgGCGGCCCAAAGGTAGAGATGGGTTGATAAAGACGTTGTATGTTGCGGTGACgggtcgtcgtcgtcgtcgtcatctaTCGTGGTGGGATTGTTGGTTGTGGAGGGCTTGACGCTCGAGTCGACGTCCATCTCATCAGTGTCCATTGAGGCCGTGGGGGCCGGTGTATTCGACGTTGTGGACATGTTATGAGATTTTTTGTAAGAAAACAGAGCTTCTGTCCAGAAATTGCTAGTCAAGAAGCTGGCTAGCCCTTATTATTCGCTTTTCGGTTTGAATGACTCTACGTCGCTCCAAGTTCGCTTTGCGACAACCACAATGCGCAGCTGTTTCTAGAAGACCGTTGGCTCGTATGTCGATCCCAAGTTTATATACGGGATTTGTACCAGTATCTTAAGCTTGGGCGTTTTTGCGACAGGGTTTAGATGTGAAGTAAGTCGGCTTCAAGGTTGCAAGTCCAAGGGAAGTCAACGCTGGGAGGGGCGGTTGTAGAGAAATTTCCATGTTCGTCCCCCGCCAAAGTTTAGACCGTTATCTTATCAGTGACAACAATTCGAGAGTCCAACCCAGAGATGAGAGCATTCAGTCATGTCCCAATTGTAATAAGGAGCTGACTTATTTTAATAGAACTTGATCCTAGGTGGAAGATGTATTTACTGCATTTGTGATGGTTTTCCAGTAAAGCAGCCTATTTGCTTCGATAATTTCTCCACACGCAGCCCAAATTTTGAACTCCATTGCATCCAGCAGGCATATGGCCATGAAACGATATCCGTAGATCGTTTCGTTTCTGGGCACCCCAGAAGCCAGAAAACATATCTATTAACATCAAACCGTCTATCGACCCTTTCCACGGTCGCGACGTCCACCCTCCAATACCTTGACTCTCTTGTTGAATCTCTCTCCAATACCACCTCCCATACCGCTTCCTCGAGGTCCATCCGTTGTGTCGATTCCACGCTTTCGGCTCTTGTCCAGAAGAGCACGAACGTTCCCACCTGATTGCTTGCGCTTGGTAAGACGATCGATACGGTCGACACCCACTCCCAGGTTGTGCCAATCCTCGCCACCAAACTGCATGCGGTTGCTGCGGCCAGCCTGCTTCGCCTTCTGAGCTCGATCTTTCTTGCTCTCCTTGGGGAGACGTGTGAAGTTCATTTCCTCGTAATCTCGGCGCTCTGCCTCCTCCTTTCGCTCGGCGTCGGTCTTCATCTTGCGACCGCCCTGGACAATTGTGGTACCAATACTGGGCTCCGCCAAAGGTGCGCTGGATAGCTCTGAAGCAACGAATTCCTCCATGGTATGAGACTTGCCGGCGCGACGGTCGTGCTTCTCGCGTCGTTGAGGCGCATCCATGGTGGCGCGGTCTCTCTTGGGCGGGCGGTATACACCTGCAGCTCCTCCATCACGCTCCGCACGGCGAGCGGTAACATCATCAGCCATGGCTCCAAAGTTACCGGGCTTATGAGACAGAGCCTCGGCAtctgcctcctcctctgagtcttcctcttcttcctcagaatCTGATCCAGCGGCGGCCTTGACTTCTTTTGCCTGTCTCTCGCGCTCTGCATCGTCCGCCG encodes the following:
- a CDS encoding related to LCP5-U3 small nucleolar ribonucleoprotein involved in maturation of 18S rRNA, giving the protein MAAPTTLPALLTSLTQSLSSALEVTPKLATIEHQKDGISLLDVKNELLLSYLQNLVFLILLKLRNSKSNSDKAEDESELDESVRAKLVELRLYLERGARPLEEKLRFSIDRFLRTADDAERERQAKEVKAAAGSDSEEEEEDSEEEADAEALSHKPGNFGAMADDVTARRAERDGGAAGVYRPPKRDRATMDAPQRREKHDRRAGKSHTMEEFVASELSSAPLAEPSIGTTIVQGGRKMKTDAERKEEAERRDYEEMNFTRLPKESKKDRAQKAKQAGRSNRMQFGGEDWHNLGVGVDRIDRLTKRKQSGGNVRALLDKSRKRGIDTTDGPRGSGMGGGIGERFNKRVKVLEGGRRDRGKGR
- a CDS encoding related to topoisomerase II-associated protein, which translates into the protein MSFFGFDTTRHNTAAPGFSQSHDPFAGLSGRDGDDDALDFEETYDGLGDQLEETGDAFNDDTFGDSGPTVSRSAGKDFDFFGQTAKVADAIDEEHLRYNRQGPAAKPAASAQAHSSVNQYTSADYQSYYSNQPYQQQSYQQPVRSGYEKYREPEALPDLHVDRSIWGIGPSKPAQQASPAPAPAPAAQPAQHAPSRKVMSLEEVEAAMRSQPKQQTPQPHAADLSYQQPPPGFTAHQQQPPQAHGHGHPVTILQRPQSTQSKPTPPAPGLQATPVQHQQQLHANPTQILQNPNRAGPDAHVPPQHGHHSKQSHGAIPNAAQLQAHPQMQQMSEEEKAAYLDQETKRAKRNHKIWLLSKDNGLMTPQDKNFITRIQLQQLVSATGNPVEGSDASIAEDFYYQVYSHIRAGQRQNPSQPLSNFAQTYLYQTGSRQGGMRRHGRPAENHFQRMEQQVQRAVEAAKNKPKNPQLVIAGSLGKISFSNAKTPKPLLSIKRTESEHQRPNNGKKGSSLDRKTILRNVEKVYQTLMQIEDHVRLIPPPMTGPDEELENKHKEWATILETYNARLWQELKVHEQIGVVVPHPFIAFLSCAKGEKAIPRLFPHLSFEQRTTILTMIIYHLDQLDVVQGAAITPGEVTTINARMREKIELFISTVMPSLMQYFNDTGLDIVDGVLNLIATKLNVDLIARSRIGVSMLTLILSRAVLLKQTGAGTPEQWDNWDRTFEILFSRLEPSLPYIFPGSVNTGEDVYVWQLLAAMGVSATHDQQTRLVLAVKDRVLDTVTVSKTLPPTMGAERLNSVNLFMRSIGLDVELLQ